One Sphingobacteruim zhuxiongii DNA window includes the following coding sequences:
- a CDS encoding DUF6427 family protein codes for MLINQHRTLSGLNIFIVSLVGTVLCLGVYLHLPDRLTPVLFEPAVANLIGVEVGQNLSPKINVLITLALTILQAFNLNRVVNHFNLLGKPNFLTALMFMTLVSLFIPFLVLSPTLICNFITIWMLYKLFNIYKQGDVKGIMFDLGLLVALGSIIYFPFIVMLALIWISLIIFRPFSWREWITPLMGVILVYFLLAVGYYWLERMDEFFQIFIPFTYPFPTRLDMDVYDYFVLIPIVITLVGFLFILKDNFFKSVVQVRKSFQLLFFMILLIFGSFYLNQERSVNHFLLCVPPVSIYLAYFFTHAKTKWFYESLYLVILLTILYFQFF; via the coding sequence ATGCTTATTAACCAACATAGGACGCTTTCAGGGCTAAATATTTTTATCGTATCGCTCGTCGGCACTGTTTTATGTTTGGGAGTTTACCTGCATTTGCCAGATCGCTTAACCCCCGTATTATTTGAGCCCGCAGTTGCGAACTTAATCGGTGTTGAAGTTGGACAAAACCTATCGCCAAAAATCAATGTGCTGATCACATTAGCACTCACTATTCTGCAAGCTTTTAACCTAAATAGAGTAGTTAATCATTTCAATCTTCTAGGTAAACCAAATTTCCTAACGGCATTAATGTTTATGACCTTAGTGAGTTTGTTCATCCCATTTCTGGTACTCTCTCCGACGCTTATCTGTAATTTCATCACCATTTGGATGTTATATAAGCTGTTCAACATCTATAAACAAGGAGACGTCAAGGGGATCATGTTCGACTTGGGATTACTCGTCGCATTGGGCAGTATCATTTACTTTCCATTTATTGTCATGCTCGCTTTAATATGGATAAGCTTAATCATATTTAGACCATTTTCATGGCGTGAGTGGATAACCCCATTAATGGGCGTTATATTGGTTTATTTTTTACTAGCTGTTGGCTACTACTGGTTAGAGCGAATGGATGAATTCTTTCAAATATTCATCCCTTTTACCTATCCATTCCCAACACGCTTAGACATGGATGTGTATGATTATTTCGTACTGATTCCGATCGTGATTACCCTGGTGGGATTCTTATTTATCCTGAAGGATAACTTCTTCAAGAGCGTTGTTCAGGTTCGAAAAAGCTTTCAGTTACTCTTTTTCATGATTCTATTAATATTCGGATCATTTTATTTAAATCAGGAGCGCTCAGTCAATCATTTTTTACTCTGTGTACCTCCGGTATCCATTTATCTTGCATATTTTTTCACGCATGCGAAGACCAAATGGTTCTATGAATCACTGTATTTAGTAATCTTATTAACGATCCTCTACTTTCAGTTTTTCTAA
- a CDS encoding CcmD family protein: MKKIALMLIALLAVIPNIFAQNGIEMADTLRSEGKIYVVVAVMLVIFSAVAIYLFILDRKVKKLENDK, translated from the coding sequence ATGAAAAAAATTGCCTTAATGCTAATCGCTTTATTAGCAGTTATCCCCAATATTTTTGCTCAAAATGGGATCGAAATGGCTGACACATTACGTTCAGAAGGGAAAATATATGTTGTAGTTGCTGTCATGTTAGTGATTTTTAGTGCAGTCGCTATCTATTTATTTATCTTGGATCGTAAGGTTAAGAAATTAGAAAACGACAAATAG
- the ccsA gene encoding cytochrome c biogenesis protein CcsA, whose translation MRKNWWKVLAVFMVAASIVAGLLGPVPVLPILHETIRNVYFHVPMWFTMISLYLISVIYSIKYLNSGKREYDFLAVEAVNTGILFCTCGLLTGMLWANITWGAPWPNDPKLNGSAIATLMYLAYLVLRNALEEEQKRAKISAIYNVFAFPIMFVLIYILPKLTDSLHPGSGGNSTFGDLDMDNFMRPVFYTAVIGWILIGVWITTLRYRVRLIEDKKNSF comes from the coding sequence ATGAGAAAAAATTGGTGGAAAGTCCTTGCTGTTTTTATGGTAGCAGCCTCTATTGTTGCCGGCTTATTAGGACCTGTCCCTGTTCTCCCGATTCTTCATGAAACCATCCGAAATGTGTATTTCCATGTACCGATGTGGTTTACGATGATTTCATTATATCTGATTTCGGTGATATACAGTATTAAGTATTTAAATTCCGGCAAGCGAGAATATGATTTCTTGGCTGTGGAAGCCGTTAATACAGGTATTTTATTTTGTACATGTGGTTTGCTAACGGGAATGCTATGGGCAAATATTACTTGGGGTGCTCCTTGGCCGAATGATCCGAAATTAAATGGTTCGGCGATTGCGACCTTGATGTATTTAGCTTATTTAGTATTGAGAAATGCCCTTGAAGAAGAGCAAAAACGCGCGAAGATATCGGCGATTTATAATGTTTTTGCCTTTCCTATCATGTTTGTCTTAATCTATATCCTTCCAAAATTAACAGACTCCTTGCATCCTGGCAGTGGTGGTAATTCGACTTTTGGAGACCTAGATATGGACAATTTTATGCGTCCTGTGTTTTACACGGCCGTAATTGGTTGGATTTTAATCGGCGTTTGGATTACGACTTTACGTTATCGTGTGCGCTTAATTGAAGATAAAAAGAATTCGTTTTAG
- a CDS encoding heme exporter protein CcmB — translation MNLFTQVKTLIYKDVLLEWRSKYAINSILLYVVSTVFVCYQSFKSVDSPIWNTLFWIILLFAAINAMSRSFLQETGSRQLYYYSIVSPKAIILAKIIYNTFVMVLLSSIAFIVYNLIFSNEVGHWGIYMLSILLGSISFATVFTMVAGISAKAGNNSTIMAILSFPVIIPLLIVLINLSQQGVVGGTFEGSWKDIGVLLSINLVTIAVSLLLFPYLWRD, via the coding sequence ATGAATCTGTTTACACAAGTCAAGACCTTAATATATAAAGATGTTTTACTCGAATGGCGATCAAAATATGCCATCAATAGCATCTTACTTTATGTAGTATCCACGGTTTTTGTCTGTTATCAATCATTCAAATCCGTGGATTCTCCAATTTGGAACACCCTGTTCTGGATTATTCTACTATTCGCGGCGATCAATGCGATGAGCCGAAGCTTCCTTCAAGAGACCGGATCACGACAACTTTATTATTACAGTATCGTAAGTCCAAAAGCGATTATTCTCGCAAAAATCATCTACAATACTTTTGTTATGGTTTTGCTATCCAGCATCGCCTTTATCGTTTATAACCTTATTTTCTCCAATGAAGTTGGTCATTGGGGTATCTATATGCTCAGCATTCTTTTGGGTAGTATCAGTTTTGCAACCGTGTTTACGATGGTTGCGGGGATTAGTGCAAAAGCTGGAAACAACAGTACCATCATGGCGATTTTGAGTTTTCCAGTTATCATCCCTCTTTTAATTGTTTTAATTAACCTTTCACAGCAAGGTGTTGTCGGCGGAACTTTCGAAGGCAGCTGGAAAGATATAGGCGTCTTACTGTCAATTAATCTCGTTACGATTGCCGTTTCTTTGCTGTTATTTCCTTACCTTTGGCGAGATTGA
- a CDS encoding YtxH domain-containing protein: protein MEKNRNGLVAFALLGLAVGTAAYYLLGTEDGKKQLDRANDGIKSLTKSIKDLSKKEAKRAQKFAKTAKEDLEDLKDRAKDAGKSVLDKASSKANEWASKASDAAHGVADKAENLADRAKSDIKNA, encoded by the coding sequence ATGGAAAAAAATAGAAACGGACTAGTGGCATTTGCCCTATTAGGATTAGCAGTTGGAACTGCTGCCTATTATTTACTAGGTACAGAAGACGGCAAAAAACAATTAGATCGTGCGAACGACGGCATTAAGAGCTTAACTAAATCTATCAAGGATCTGTCAAAAAAAGAAGCTAAGCGTGCGCAAAAATTCGCGAAAACTGCAAAAGAAGACTTAGAAGACCTGAAGGATCGTGCAAAAGATGCTGGGAAGAGTGTTTTAGATAAAGCAAGTTCAAAAGCGAATGAATGGGCAAGTAAGGCATCGGACGCGGCACATGGTGTAGCTGATAAAGCCGAAAATCTTGCTGATCGCGCAAAATCTGACATCAAAAACGCTTAA
- a CDS encoding ABC transporter ATP-binding protein yields MARPRLNSGDSRSEELPKPKLSKEILKKAIKIFSYIKPFKWKFLIGMMFLIFSSLTMLTFPALLGAMIDAAQGRQTYTWLPANVMQIGSIAMCILAFQSIMSFFRIRLFVEIAEKALANIRKDTYHKLITLPIDFFANRRVGELNSRLSSDLSQIQDTMTTTLAEILRQTISLGFGVVLLVLVSPKLALMNLSILPIIIVAALIFGRFIRKLSKESQDELADSNAIVQETLLGISNVKAFVNEYFESQRYGQKLNKAVQLAVKGATFRGMFASFIIFCIFGAVILVIWYGASLVSSHEISVGDLTTYILYSMFVAGSMGSFPELYASIQRSLGASERVLEILDEQQEDIRVTESDKEIKQRITGDILFDHVSFAYPTRPDIEILKDISFHVQSGKKLAIVGPSGTGKSTIASLILQFYQPKGGTIYYDGIPSNQLALTDVRNQVAIVPQDVLLFGGTIRENISYGNLHADGDDIVAAARRANAHQFIMDFPEGYDTIVGERGVKLSGGQRQRIAIARALLKDPSILILDEATSSLDSESERLVQLALEELMKNRTSVIIAHRLSTIRDAHKIIVVEDGIISDAGTHQELMSKGSGLYHHLYNLQSLQTIES; encoded by the coding sequence ATGGCCAGACCGAGATTGAATAGTGGAGACTCGCGTTCAGAGGAATTACCCAAACCCAAGTTAAGTAAGGAAATTCTCAAAAAAGCGATTAAGATATTTTCATACATCAAGCCTTTCAAATGGAAATTTTTGATAGGAATGATGTTCTTAATTTTTTCCAGTCTTACTATGCTCACGTTCCCTGCGCTGTTGGGTGCGATGATTGATGCGGCTCAGGGTCGTCAAACATACACTTGGCTACCGGCTAACGTTATGCAAATCGGCTCGATAGCGATGTGTATCCTTGCCTTTCAATCAATTATGTCGTTCTTCCGAATTCGCTTATTTGTCGAAATCGCGGAAAAAGCATTAGCCAATATTAGAAAAGACACTTACCATAAGTTAATTACACTCCCCATAGATTTTTTTGCGAATCGTCGTGTTGGCGAACTAAATAGCCGCCTTTCTTCGGATTTATCACAAATACAAGACACCATGACAACGACTTTGGCAGAGATTCTTCGTCAAACGATAAGTCTGGGTTTTGGTGTGGTATTACTAGTGCTCGTTTCTCCGAAATTAGCTTTAATGAATTTGAGCATATTGCCAATCATTATTGTTGCAGCTTTGATCTTTGGCCGATTCATTCGTAAACTATCCAAGGAATCCCAAGACGAACTAGCAGACTCTAATGCCATTGTGCAAGAAACGCTCCTTGGAATATCGAATGTCAAGGCATTCGTAAATGAGTATTTTGAATCCCAACGTTATGGTCAAAAATTAAACAAGGCGGTACAATTAGCAGTTAAAGGAGCGACCTTTCGAGGGATGTTTGCCTCATTTATCATTTTCTGCATATTCGGTGCTGTAATTCTTGTAATTTGGTATGGTGCCTCCTTAGTCTCTTCACATGAAATTTCGGTTGGTGATTTAACCACATATATTTTATATTCCATGTTTGTTGCTGGGTCCATGGGCTCTTTCCCTGAACTATACGCCAGCATCCAACGTTCGCTAGGTGCGAGTGAACGCGTACTCGAAATTTTAGACGAACAACAAGAAGACATTCGTGTAACAGAAAGTGACAAAGAAATAAAACAGCGCATTACTGGCGATATTCTATTTGATCATGTCAGTTTCGCCTACCCGACGCGTCCAGATATTGAAATATTAAAAGACATTTCTTTTCATGTTCAATCGGGTAAAAAGCTAGCGATTGTCGGACCGAGCGGTACCGGCAAATCAACTATTGCGTCACTTATCTTACAGTTTTACCAGCCTAAAGGGGGAACAATCTATTACGATGGAATCCCTTCCAATCAACTTGCACTGACAGATGTTAGGAATCAGGTTGCTATCGTTCCGCAAGACGTCCTTTTGTTTGGAGGTACAATCCGTGAAAACATAAGTTATGGAAACCTTCATGCCGACGGTGATGACATTGTCGCCGCTGCAAGGCGTGCTAATGCGCATCAGTTTATTATGGACTTCCCGGAGGGATATGATACAATTGTTGGGGAACGTGGCGTAAAGCTATCTGGTGGACAACGACAAAGAATTGCAATTGCTCGCGCCTTATTAAAAGATCCTTCAATCTTGATCTTGGATGAAGCTACATCATCCCTTGATTCTGAATCAGAACGTTTAGTACAACTTGCATTGGAAGAACTCATGAAGAATCGTACCTCAGTCATTATTGCGCACAGATTGTCTACTATTCGAGACGCACATAAGATTATTGTTGTCGAAGATGGTATTATTTCTGATGCCGGCACACACCAAGAATTAATGAGTAAAGGATCCGGTCTCTACCATCATTTGTATAACCTACAATCATTGCAAACAATCGAAAGTTAA
- a CDS encoding SAM hydrolase/SAM-dependent halogenase family protein: protein MGVITLTTDLGHRDFYQAALKGSIISQLPDVRIVDISHDIPSFSIQHAAFVINNAYPYFPKRTVHLIGVDTVFQEGARYLAMAYKGQYFVGADNGILSIILGEDHADEMVEINIMQDLRYLHFPLADIMTKAACHIANGGRLSGIGMPINNAMQKVTFQPVYNQNSIKGHVSYIDSFGNVISNISKELFNKVQEGREFILRFKRNETISKMSWHYNEVSEGEKLCLFGISNFLEIAINKGHAAQLLGLHQDETILIEFLDKR, encoded by the coding sequence ATGGGAGTCATCACGTTAACCACAGATTTAGGACATCGCGATTTTTATCAAGCTGCGCTCAAAGGGAGCATCATATCGCAATTGCCCGATGTGCGGATTGTTGATATTTCTCACGATATACCATCCTTCAGTATCCAGCATGCCGCCTTTGTTATAAACAATGCATATCCTTATTTCCCAAAAAGAACAGTTCACTTAATCGGTGTTGACACCGTATTTCAAGAAGGAGCTCGTTACCTAGCGATGGCTTATAAAGGGCAATACTTTGTTGGAGCAGACAATGGAATATTAAGTATTATCTTAGGAGAGGATCATGCTGATGAAATGGTGGAAATTAACATTATGCAAGACCTTCGTTACTTACACTTCCCCCTTGCAGATATCATGACTAAAGCAGCATGCCATATCGCAAACGGCGGACGCTTATCGGGGATTGGCATGCCAATTAACAACGCGATGCAAAAAGTAACATTCCAACCGGTTTACAATCAAAACAGTATCAAAGGACATGTAAGTTATATTGACTCTTTTGGTAATGTCATCAGTAATATTAGCAAAGAACTATTCAATAAGGTTCAGGAAGGACGTGAGTTTATTCTCCGCTTCAAACGTAATGAAACGATCTCCAAGATGAGTTGGCATTATAACGAAGTTTCCGAAGGGGAAAAACTCTGTCTTTTTGGTATATCCAACTTCTTAGAGATCGCCATCAATAAGGGGCATGCAGCACAGCTATTAGGCCTCCATCAGGATGAGACTATCTTAATCGAGTTTCTCGATAAACGATAA
- a CDS encoding PhoH family protein, which produces MSELEINLDGVNLATLWGAQNENFEFIKKTFPKLRLVARGDSLKVLGEEGERNKFQPIFESIHAHVNQFQSLSLLELEGLLGNVVVPSSSPIAIKEEVEGKPAAFKGEPIVYGPNGIVVRARTPNQRRMVDSIVKNDVLFAIGPAGTGKTYTAVALAVRALRNKEIKRIILTRPAVEAGENLGFLPGDLKEKVDPYLRPLYDALDDMIPAEKLKGYLENRTIEIAPLAFMRGRTLDNCFVILDEAQNATEMQLKMFLTRMGPTAKFIVTGDMTQVDLPKKNQSGLVNAVKILDNIEGIDIIYLSGSDVVRHKLVKRILEAYGDI; this is translated from the coding sequence TTGAGCGAATTAGAAATTAACTTAGATGGCGTTAATTTAGCGACGCTATGGGGAGCACAAAATGAGAATTTTGAGTTCATCAAGAAAACATTTCCAAAGTTGCGTCTTGTTGCACGTGGAGATAGCTTAAAAGTACTAGGCGAAGAAGGAGAAAGGAATAAATTTCAACCCATATTCGAGTCTATCCATGCACATGTTAACCAATTTCAATCACTTTCATTATTAGAGTTGGAAGGACTTTTAGGCAACGTTGTGGTGCCAAGTTCATCACCGATTGCCATTAAAGAGGAGGTTGAAGGGAAACCTGCGGCATTTAAAGGAGAGCCTATAGTCTACGGTCCAAATGGTATTGTTGTTCGTGCGCGCACACCCAACCAACGCAGGATGGTCGATAGCATTGTTAAAAATGATGTACTTTTTGCCATTGGTCCTGCAGGTACTGGAAAAACCTATACGGCGGTCGCTTTAGCCGTCAGAGCTTTACGTAATAAGGAAATAAAACGAATTATTTTAACTCGGCCAGCTGTTGAAGCAGGAGAGAATTTAGGATTCTTACCTGGCGATTTAAAAGAAAAAGTAGATCCCTATTTACGCCCATTATATGATGCCTTGGACGATATGATACCGGCGGAGAAACTGAAGGGTTATTTAGAAAATAGAACGATTGAGATAGCACCGCTAGCATTTATGCGTGGACGAACGTTAGACAATTGTTTTGTGATTTTAGATGAGGCTCAGAATGCGACGGAAATGCAGTTGAAGATGTTTTTAACGAGGATGGGGCCGACTGCGAAATTCATCGTAACGGGTGATATGACGCAAGTGGATTTGCCGAAGAAAAATCAATCAGGTTTGGTGAACGCCGTGAAGATTTTAGACAACATCGAAGGGATCGATATTATTTACCTTAGTGGGTCTGATGTTGTGAGACACAAATTGGTAAAACGTATTTTGGAAGCTTACGGAGATATTTAA
- a CDS encoding phosphoribosylaminoimidazolesuccinocarboxamide synthase: MNTIRETNFNFDKQTAFYRGKVRDVYSIAEDYLVMVASDRISAFDVVLPRAIPYKGQVLNQIASKFLQATSDILPNWVVSVPDENVTIGKRCEPFKVEMVIRGYVSGHLWRTYRDGGRELCGVTLPEGLRENDKLPEPIITPTTKAAVGHDMDISREEIIAQGIVSEEDYTQLEKYARALFQRGTEIAKERGLILVDTKYEFGKQNGEIFLIDEIHTPDSSRYFYAEGYEDRQAKGEAQKQLSKEFVRQWLIENGFQGKDGQNVPEMTDEIVNSISERYIELFEHITGEKFVYPGQGDVLDRVQRNVDAALKTLTY; the protein is encoded by the coding sequence ATGAATACAATAAGAGAAACAAATTTCAACTTTGACAAGCAAACAGCCTTCTACAGAGGGAAGGTGAGAGATGTATACAGTATTGCTGAAGATTATTTAGTAATGGTTGCATCGGATAGGATTTCAGCATTTGATGTGGTCCTACCAAGAGCAATTCCTTACAAAGGACAGGTGCTGAACCAGATTGCTTCGAAGTTTTTACAAGCAACTTCAGATATTTTGCCAAATTGGGTCGTTTCAGTCCCTGATGAGAATGTAACAATCGGCAAGCGCTGCGAGCCTTTCAAAGTAGAAATGGTTATCCGTGGATATGTTTCAGGACATCTATGGAGAACTTATCGCGACGGTGGACGCGAGCTTTGTGGTGTAACATTGCCTGAAGGGTTACGTGAGAATGATAAATTGCCTGAGCCAATTATTACTCCGACGACAAAAGCTGCAGTTGGACATGATATGGATATTTCTAGGGAAGAAATTATTGCACAGGGCATTGTTTCGGAAGAGGATTATACGCAATTAGAGAAATATGCGCGAGCATTATTTCAACGTGGGACAGAAATAGCTAAAGAGCGTGGATTAATTCTAGTGGATACGAAATATGAATTTGGTAAGCAAAATGGCGAGATCTTTTTGATTGATGAAATCCATACGCCAGATTCTTCGCGTTACTTCTACGCTGAAGGCTATGAAGACCGTCAGGCGAAAGGTGAGGCACAAAAGCAGTTGTCTAAAGAATTTGTACGCCAATGGTTAATTGAGAATGGTTTCCAAGGTAAGGACGGTCAAAATGTTCCTGAAATGACCGATGAAATTGTTAATTCCATTTCAGAACGCTATATTGAGCTTTTCGAGCACATCACAGGAGAGAAATTTGTGTATCCAGGACAAGGAGATGTTCTAGATCGCGTTCAACGGAATGTTGATGCGGCTCTAAAGACCTTAACTTATTAA
- a CDS encoding STAS domain-containing protein, whose product MKFTVDKHERYVVIEPLQEKLDGDAAANLKGEFMLRNTGGQRNIVLDMNQVQDTDEAGIRTGLLARRLCKSSGGLFILTNLNDGVKDFIKSLGLDKYFIITTNVEKAKDLIFGNEIRLDLKQEQN is encoded by the coding sequence ATGAAATTTACGGTAGATAAGCATGAGCGATATGTGGTGATTGAACCTCTCCAAGAGAAATTGGATGGGGATGCTGCCGCAAATTTAAAAGGAGAGTTTATGCTTCGCAATACTGGCGGGCAACGCAATATTGTTTTAGATATGAATCAGGTTCAAGATACTGATGAGGCAGGAATTCGTACTGGGCTATTAGCTCGTCGATTATGCAAGTCCTCAGGTGGTCTTTTTATCTTGACGAACTTAAATGATGGCGTTAAGGACTTTATCAAATCTTTAGGATTGGATAAGTACTTTATTATTACCACGAATGTCGAGAAGGCGAAGGATCTTATCTTTGGGAATGAGATTCGCTTAGACTTGAAGCAGGAGCAAAACTAA